One window of Ziziphus jujuba cultivar Dongzao chromosome 5, ASM3175591v1 genomic DNA carries:
- the LOC107421655 gene encoding beta-amyrin 28-monooxygenase — translation MDLFILSLPLFAIALYYLYCAWKPRNSNTNNEKLLSLPPGPKCWPIIGDNLNYIFGSQKGGQDKFFEQRTNSYSHKLFKTKLFDEDMLFFCTAEGNKFVFSNENKLVKSWFPKTFEKIFAAPNSSSVIRDEIKIFRKVVVQFLKPESLKNYVDIIDYETQKHLKTCWDGKKELTVFPLMISYTIGLGFRLFLSTEVDPKEKEILDHQFHDVSGGLFPVFPFDLPGTKLNVAIKTAKQITKVVEKMVKQRWKEILENKAAFEDAHDVLTHLLMEAKGMLFKNDYDIAKKLYGFVNGAYENPSALISSIMFYLADLPQVYDRVRQEQMEIANSKAPGEPLNWGDIKKMKYTWNVACEVMRLVPPTQGNFREVLTDFVYEGFHIPKGFKIHLNAFATHKNPKYFPDPEKFDPSRFEGDGPVPFSYIPFGGGPRMCPGKEYGRLNVLVFMHNIVKTYRWEKVIPDEKITANPLSAPSKGLPIRLYPIN, via the exons ATGGACTTGTTcattctttctcttcctctctttgCTATTGCTCTCTACTATCTCTATTGTGCTTGGAAACCCAGAAATTCCAATACAAATAATGAAAAGCTTCTTTCTCTACCACCGGGTCCGAAATGTTGGCCTATCATCGGCGATAACCTTAACTATATTTTCGGATCCCAAAAGGGTGGTCAGGATAAATTCTTCGAACAAAGGACCAACAGCTACTCTCACAAGCTCTTCAAGACGAAGTTGTTCGATGAAGATATGCTCTTCTTCTGCACCGCAGAGGGAAATAAGTTCGTCTTCTCCAACGAGAACAAGCTTGTCAAATCATGGTTTCCGAAAACCTTCGAGAAAATCTTCGCCGCCCCCAACAGTTCGTCGGTGATAAGAgacgaaataaaaatattccgCAAAGTTGTTGTCCAATTTCTCAAGCCTGAGTCGCTGAAAAATTATGTGGATATCATAGACTACGAGACCCAGAAGCACTTGAAGACGTGCTGGGACGGCAAAAAAGAACTAACGGTGTTCCCGCTGATGATTAGCTACACCATCGGATTAGGTTTTCGACTCTTCTTGAGCACCGAGGTCGAtccgaaagaaaaagaaatacttGATCACCAATTTCATGATGTTTCCGGTGGGCTTTTTCCGGTATTTCCTTTCGATCTTCCCGGAACGAAGCTTAACGTAGCCATCAAAACTGCCAAGCAGATCACCAAAGTTGTTGAGAAGATGGTAAAGCAAAGGTGGAAGGAGATTTTGGAAAACAAGGCTGCCTTTGAGGATGCTCATGACGTTTTAACCCACTTGCTCATGGAGGCAAAAGGCATGTTATTCAAAAACGACTACGACATCGCCAAGAAACTGTATGGCTTTGTCAATGGTGCATATGAAAATCCAAGCGCTTTGATTTCTTCTATCATGTTCTATCTTGCCGATCTTCCTCAAGTTTACGACCGGGTTCGTCaag AGCAAATGGAGATTGCAAATTCAAAAGCACCCGGAGAGCCGTTGAATTGGGGGGATATAAAAAAGATGAAGTATACTTGGAATGTGGCATGTGAGGTTATGAGACTGGTTCCACCCACTCAAGGAAATTTTAGAGAGGTCCTTACTGACTTTGTCTATGAAGGATTTCATATCCCAAAGGGATTCAAG ATACACTTGAACGCCTTTGCAACACATAAAAACCCGAAATACTTTCCAGATCCAGAAAAGTTCGACCCATCTAGGTTTGAAGGAGACGGACCAGTTCCATTTTCATACATCCCATTTGGAGGAGGACCTCGAATGTGTCCCGGAAAAGAGTATGGTCGTTTGAATGTACTGGTTTTCATGCATAACATTGTCAAAACTTACAGATGGGAAAAGGTGATCCCGGATGAGAAAATTACGGCCAATCCACTTTCAGCACCCAGCAAAGGCCTTCCTATTCGTCTCTATCCGAtcaattaa